One Bacteroidota bacterium genomic window carries:
- a CDS encoding T9SS type A sorting domain-containing protein, producing the protein MKKALLFLFLICRFSLLNAQNVQNASFDSVYLGGIDRMHEWITSDSFLFSINDTVQPMTPYTHYVSTTMQFHELLVSSQLEYTNTFDGPFAIKLISLNGKVKVDGSAFKGYVVNGNHFYTDSVGYIDFKKCGEPFPHRPSKLRGHYKFNNTSPALTNFGKAHVLLKKYNTSTQQIDTIGYAQGSVQFFPIGNWTAFELPITYFSSQIPDSLVLAFESSAFGLSSEFSVDSLGFYYPSPGSVNNMNASIVAPYTFNASSKQLILSQDANLKALQLFDNNGRKLLSLQSPSQVVSLATIKQGIYFVNCISNNGDNKFYKLLIHVSE; encoded by the coding sequence ATGAAAAAGGCTTTATTATTTCTATTTCTGATTTGCAGATTTTCTTTACTAAATGCGCAAAACGTTCAAAACGCTAGTTTCGATAGCGTTTATCTGGGAGGTATTGATCGCATGCATGAATGGATTACTTCGGATTCATTTCTTTTTTCAATAAACGACACAGTGCAACCAATGACTCCTTATACACATTATGTTTCAACAACCATGCAATTTCATGAGTTATTGGTATCATCTCAACTCGAGTATACAAACACGTTTGATGGACCTTTTGCTATTAAATTAATATCGTTAAATGGAAAAGTAAAAGTGGATGGTTCTGCATTTAAAGGTTATGTGGTTAATGGAAATCATTTTTATACCGATTCAGTTGGGTATATTGATTTTAAAAAATGTGGCGAACCTTTTCCACATAGACCTTCGAAGCTAAGAGGTCATTATAAATTCAACAATACTTCTCCTGCTCTCACTAATTTTGGGAAGGCTCATGTTTTGCTCAAAAAATACAATACCAGCACACAACAAATTGACACGATAGGTTATGCTCAAGGATCTGTGCAGTTTTTCCCAATTGGAAACTGGACGGCGTTTGAATTACCTATTACCTATTTTTCTTCTCAAATTCCCGATTCCTTGGTACTCGCATTTGAATCATCCGCCTTTGGACTGTCTTCGGAATTTTCAGTGGATAGTTTAGGTTTTTATTATCCTTCACCGGGGTCTGTAAATAATATGAATGCATCTATAGTTGCACCATACACTTTCAATGCTAGTTCCAAACAATTAATACTTTCGCAGGACGCAAATTTAAAAGCGCTTCAACTTTTTGATAACAATGGTCGAAAACTGCTTTCATTGCAATCACCATCTCAAGTTGTATCGTTGGCTACAATTAAACAAGGAATTTATTTTGTGAATTGTATTTCAAACAATGGGGATAATAAATTCTATAAATTGCTCATTCATGTAAGTGAATAA
- a CDS encoding SCO family protein, with product MKSSKLLPVLLVSAALAIVIIGYIKTSKNKPLRLLPFYGVQKVDTILKSGRYTNDTVFHVVKDFSFINQEGKTISQKDFDGCIYVTDFFFTTCQSICPIMSTQMEKIAAAYKDNPSVKILSHTVDPESDSVAALAEYARLHHANATQWMFVTGNKKDLYDIARTGYYLNAEQGDGGPDDFIHTQNFALIDKEKHIRGYYDGTNEQEVDQLIKDIALLLQEYDVAD from the coding sequence ATGAAATCGTCTAAATTACTACCTGTATTGCTTGTGAGTGCCGCTTTAGCAATTGTTATTATCGGATATATTAAAACCTCCAAAAACAAACCCTTACGATTATTACCATTTTATGGAGTTCAAAAAGTAGATACAATTTTAAAAAGTGGACGCTACACGAATGATACGGTTTTTCATGTGGTTAAGGATTTTAGTTTTATTAATCAGGAAGGAAAAACTATAAGTCAAAAAGATTTTGATGGGTGCATTTATGTAACCGATTTCTTTTTTACAACTTGCCAAAGTATTTGTCCAATTATGAGTACCCAAATGGAAAAAATAGCTGCTGCTTATAAAGACAATCCGAGCGTTAAAATTCTTTCACATACAGTAGATCCTGAATCAGATTCAGTTGCTGCTTTGGCTGAATACGCACGTTTGCATCATGCCAATGCTACTCAATGGATGTTTGTTACCGGAAACAAAAAAGACTTGTATGACATTGCCAGAACCGGCTATTATTTAAATGCCGAACAAGGTGACGGTGGTCCGGATGATTTTATACACACACAAAACTTTGCCCTTATCGACAAGGAGAAACATATTCGTGGATACTACGATGGAACTAATGAGCAAGAAGTTGATCAGTTAATTAAGGATATTGCTCTATTGCTTCAAGAATATGATGTCGCAGATTAA
- a CDS encoding CotH kinase family protein — protein sequence MIKNFLLVLALLGTSIIGTAQIVINEYSCSNLNTQLDNFNNYEDWIELYNKGNSTVNLGGYYLSDNAAQPLKWAIPTSSIPAQGYLLIYASGLDTVVGTSYHSNFKLTQTKFEPIILSSPTGAFIDSVVTRPAQSDHSRGRKTDGAATWGLFTFPTPEAANLNSDLEYMRKPAMNINAGFYPASINVTISTSSSNATIYYTDDGSTPNAGSATYTGPINIANTTVLRAIVIDNSGIAPNSFVETNTYFINEPHALDVISLSGDNINTLLSGSQINPITSLELFDKNGLFMAEALGTANEHGNDSWAYPQRGMDYICRDQFGYSHGVNAKVFTNKKRKSFQRLILKPAANDNYPFEGAPNGNFNGELGGAHIRDAYVHTLAQRGNMYLDARTNESCVIYVNGSYWGVYEIREKVDDADYTDYYYNQPEKTLQFLKTWGATWSEYGGAQAQTDWNAFRTFVTGNNMAVPANYNYVDSVYNVKSLTDYFIINSYTVCTDWLNWNTSWWRGKDPAGDGKKWRYALWDNDATFQHYINYTNVPSQLATANPCNAENLPNPGGQGHTQIMKKLLANPDFKQYYVSRYIDLTNGALSCQYMLHLLDSMIAIIAPEMPAQIARWGGTLSVWEGNVQALRTFISNRCVGVQTGMNTCYGLSGPYDVCVNVEPENAGILKINSLYMTNFPDSGVYYGGLKTYFTAISNSGFQFDHWEITSNDTIHQSSKDSLMYVKLTKDACVKAVFTSYTLPEIETTITNVFSPNGDGINDVFSPVQPLQEFNSPVELIINDRWGKQVYKSSDLKTGWDGKNNGQTCDNGTYYWVVSYNEADGNRKTEKGFVSLLR from the coding sequence ATGATAAAGAACTTTTTATTGGTACTGGCTTTACTTGGTACTTCAATTATTGGAACAGCACAAATTGTAATAAATGAATATTCCTGTTCCAACTTAAACACTCAACTTGACAATTTTAATAATTACGAAGATTGGATTGAATTGTATAATAAAGGAAATTCAACTGTAAATTTAGGAGGATATTACCTGAGTGATAATGCAGCACAACCTCTGAAATGGGCCATTCCTACGAGCAGTATTCCGGCACAAGGATATTTACTAATTTATGCATCGGGCCTTGATACTGTTGTTGGTACAAGCTACCATTCTAATTTTAAACTTACCCAAACTAAATTTGAACCTATTATTTTATCTTCTCCAACCGGTGCCTTTATTGATTCAGTGGTAACGCGACCAGCACAATCTGATCACTCACGTGGTCGTAAAACCGATGGTGCTGCAACATGGGGATTGTTTACATTTCCAACACCAGAAGCTGCCAATTTAAACAGCGATTTAGAGTACATGCGTAAACCCGCTATGAATATTAATGCTGGATTTTACCCTGCTTCAATCAATGTTACAATTAGCACTTCAAGCAGCAATGCAACGATTTATTATACCGATGATGGCTCAACACCTAATGCAGGAAGCGCAACGTATACCGGCCCAATTAACATTGCCAACACCACAGTTTTAAGAGCAATTGTTATAGATAATTCAGGTATTGCTCCGAATAGTTTTGTTGAAACCAACACTTATTTTATTAATGAACCACACGCACTCGATGTAATTTCGTTGAGTGGTGATAATATCAACACCCTTTTATCAGGTTCACAAATCAACCCAATAACCAGTCTCGAATTATTTGATAAGAACGGATTGTTTATGGCCGAAGCATTGGGTACTGCCAATGAACATGGAAATGATTCTTGGGCTTATCCTCAGCGTGGTATGGATTACATTTGTCGTGACCAATTTGGCTATAGCCACGGAGTAAATGCAAAAGTATTTACCAACAAAAAGCGTAAGTCGTTTCAACGTTTAATTTTAAAACCTGCTGCCAACGACAATTATCCTTTTGAGGGAGCGCCCAACGGAAATTTTAATGGTGAACTCGGTGGTGCTCATATTCGTGATGCATATGTACATACGCTTGCTCAGCGTGGAAATATGTACCTCGATGCGCGTACAAATGAATCGTGTGTAATTTACGTAAATGGCTCCTACTGGGGGGTGTATGAGATTCGTGAAAAAGTGGACGATGCTGATTATACTGACTATTATTACAATCAACCTGAAAAGACCTTACAGTTTTTAAAAACCTGGGGAGCAACATGGAGTGAATATGGAGGTGCTCAAGCACAAACAGATTGGAACGCCTTCAGAACATTTGTAACAGGGAATAATATGGCCGTTCCTGCAAATTACAACTATGTAGATAGTGTATATAATGTAAAAAGTTTGACCGATTATTTTATTATTAATTCGTACACAGTTTGTACCGATTGGTTAAACTGGAATACGAGTTGGTGGCGAGGTAAAGATCCTGCCGGTGATGGAAAAAAATGGAGATATGCATTGTGGGATAACGATGCAACTTTTCAGCATTATATAAACTATACAAATGTGCCTAGTCAGTTAGCTACAGCAAATCCTTGCAATGCCGAAAATTTGCCAAATCCGGGAGGACAAGGGCATACTCAAATTATGAAAAAATTATTGGCCAATCCTGATTTTAAGCAATACTATGTTAGTCGTTATATTGATTTAACCAATGGGGCATTAAGCTGCCAGTATATGCTGCATTTGCTCGATAGTATGATAGCGATTATTGCTCCTGAAATGCCCGCACAAATTGCACGTTGGGGTGGTACTTTATCTGTATGGGAAGGTAATGTTCAAGCATTGCGCACCTTTATCAGCAATCGCTGTGTGGGTGTACAAACCGGGATGAATACCTGTTATGGTTTAAGTGGGCCATACGATGTATGTGTAAATGTAGAGCCTGAAAATGCCGGTATCCTAAAAATTAATTCGTTATACATGACTAATTTCCCTGATTCGGGAGTGTATTATGGAGGATTGAAAACCTATTTTACAGCCATTTCAAATTCGGGTTTTCAGTTTGATCATTGGGAAATAACCAGCAATGATACTATTCATCAATCTTCAAAAGATTCGTTGATGTATGTAAAACTAACCAAAGACGCTTGTGTAAAGGCAGTTTTTACAAGTTATACCCTTCCTGAAATTGAAACTACAATTACCAATGTATTTTCGCCAAATGGCGATGGTATAAATGATGTGTTCAGCCCTGTTCAACCTTTACAAGAGTTTAACTCACCTGTTGAATTAATCATTAACGACAGATGGGGTAAACAAGTTTATAAATCGAGTGATTTGAAAACCGGATGGGATGGTAAAAATAACGGGCAGACCTGCGATAATGGAACTTATTATTGGGTTGTGAGTTATAATGAAGCGGATGGCAACCGAAAAACCGAAAAAGGATTTGTGAGTTTGCTACGTTAA
- a CDS encoding FAD-binding protein, producing MKTYTKIGSEQLQFFQSVLGNEFVFADSESLVKYSKDETEDLRFAPECVLKPRTPQEISEVLKYCNEQHIPVTTRGAGTGLSGGALPIFGGVVLSMERFNSILQIDERNLQATVEPGVINQVFQEAVKEKNLFYPPDPASYGSCFLGGNIAHCSGGPKAVKYGVTRDYVLNLEVVFANGDITWTGANVLKNSTGYNLTHLIIGSEGTLGVVTKIVFKLIPLPQHTLVLLVPFFSAESACAAVSQVFKAGIVPSGMEFMERDAIDWVLKFMDNKPVQISDRHQAHLLIELDGNNLEVLMAEAEKVSEVVQQFDCDEILFAESEQQKQNLWMMRRKVAESVKANSIYKEEDTVVPRAELPRLLAGVKEIGKRYGFKSVCYGHAGDGNLHVNIIKGDMSDEDWNSKLTPGIRELFSLCVELGGTISGEHGIGYVQKKYMDIAFNQTRIAFQKGIKNLFDPNHILNPGKIID from the coding sequence ATGAAAACGTATACAAAGATCGGTAGCGAACAGCTACAATTTTTTCAATCGGTACTCGGTAACGAATTTGTTTTTGCAGATAGCGAAAGCCTTGTTAAGTATTCGAAAGATGAAACTGAGGATTTAAGATTTGCTCCTGAATGTGTTTTAAAACCACGAACTCCACAAGAAATTTCTGAAGTATTAAAGTATTGTAACGAACAACATATTCCGGTAACCACACGCGGAGCTGGCACCGGATTAAGCGGTGGAGCATTGCCAATATTTGGTGGCGTTGTATTGAGCATGGAACGTTTCAACAGCATACTTCAAATTGACGAACGCAACCTACAAGCAACAGTTGAACCGGGCGTGATAAATCAGGTGTTTCAAGAAGCTGTAAAAGAAAAAAATTTGTTTTATCCTCCTGATCCTGCGAGTTATGGAAGCTGTTTTTTGGGTGGCAATATTGCCCATTGCAGTGGTGGCCCAAAAGCTGTAAAATATGGAGTTACCCGCGATTATGTTTTAAATTTGGAAGTAGTTTTTGCTAACGGCGATATAACCTGGACAGGGGCAAATGTTTTAAAAAATTCAACTGGCTATAACCTTACGCATTTAATTATTGGTAGCGAAGGAACTTTAGGTGTGGTGACAAAAATTGTTTTCAAACTAATTCCATTGCCACAACACACACTCGTATTATTGGTTCCATTTTTTTCAGCCGAAAGTGCTTGTGCAGCTGTATCGCAAGTTTTTAAAGCCGGCATAGTTCCTTCAGGAATGGAATTTATGGAACGAGATGCAATTGATTGGGTACTAAAATTTATGGACAATAAGCCGGTACAAATAAGCGACAGACATCAAGCACATTTGCTTATTGAATTGGATGGAAATAATTTAGAGGTACTCATGGCTGAAGCTGAAAAAGTGAGTGAAGTGGTACAGCAATTTGACTGTGATGAAATATTGTTTGCCGAGAGCGAACAGCAAAAGCAAAATCTGTGGATGATGCGTCGTAAAGTTGCTGAATCAGTAAAGGCAAATTCAATTTATAAGGAAGAAGACACAGTTGTTCCTCGAGCAGAACTGCCACGTTTACTTGCAGGAGTGAAAGAAATTGGGAAGCGCTATGGATTTAAATCGGTGTGTTATGGCCATGCAGGCGATGGAAATTTGCATGTGAACATTATCAAAGGAGATATGTCGGATGAGGATTGGAATTCAAAACTTACTCCAGGTATTCGTGAATTATTTTCTTTGTGTGTCGAACTGGGAGGCACCATCAGTGGTGAACATGGCATTGGCTATGTGCAAAAAAAATACATGGACATTGCATTCAATCAAACACGCATTGCATTTCAAAAGGGAATAAAGAATTTATTCGATCCTAATCACATTCTTAATCCAGGAAAAATAATCGACTGA
- the surE gene encoding 5'/3'-nucleotidase SurE, whose protein sequence is MKSKSPLILVTNDDGINAPGIRTLISIVSELGEVFVVAPDRPQSGMGHAITINSTLRIQALNLGSRATEYSCSGTPVDCVKMAINKLMPRKPDLIVSGINHGSNSSINVIYSGTMSAAVEGAIEDIPSIGFSLCNHSIDADFEATKMYVKQICEKVLSESLPSGVCLNVNFPDVKSELIAGIKVCKQAKAMWVEDLEERLDPSGKPYYWLTGYFKNQDHGEDTDEWALKNNFISIVPVHIDFTAYHAIQKIKEWKFK, encoded by the coding sequence TTGAAATCAAAGTCTCCTTTAATTTTAGTTACTAACGACGACGGAATAAATGCGCCCGGAATTCGTACCTTAATTTCTATTGTAAGTGAACTAGGGGAGGTGTTTGTAGTAGCACCCGACCGACCACAATCGGGGATGGGACATGCAATTACCATTAATTCAACACTTCGCATACAGGCATTAAATTTAGGTTCTCGGGCTACCGAATACAGCTGCAGCGGAACTCCGGTTGATTGTGTAAAAATGGCCATTAACAAACTAATGCCTCGTAAACCCGATTTAATTGTTTCCGGTATTAATCATGGAAGTAATTCTTCTATAAATGTAATTTACAGTGGAACAATGAGCGCTGCAGTTGAAGGAGCAATCGAAGATATTCCTTCAATTGGTTTTAGTTTATGCAATCATTCCATTGACGCGGATTTTGAAGCTACCAAAATGTATGTAAAACAAATCTGTGAAAAAGTACTCAGTGAATCATTGCCTTCAGGTGTTTGTTTAAATGTAAATTTTCCGGATGTAAAAAGTGAACTCATTGCAGGGATAAAAGTTTGCAAACAGGCCAAAGCCATGTGGGTAGAAGATTTGGAAGAGCGATTGGACCCAAGTGGTAAACCCTATTATTGGTTAACCGGTTATTTCAAAAATCAAGATCATGGAGAAGATACGGATGAATGGGCATTGAAAAATAATTTTATTTCAATTGTTCCTGTGCATATTGATTTTACTGCTTATCACGCTATTCAAAAAATTAAGGAATGGAAGTTCAAATAA